From the genome of Mucilaginibacter paludis DSM 18603:
CTATCCTTGGTTTTGTTGTTTTTGTGTTAATTTTAATGGGCGTACGTATCGCTCAGGAGTATGAGCGCGGCGTTGTATTCAGGCTTGGCCGGTATCATAAAACCAAGGGCCCGGGCCTTTACCTGATCATTCCGTTTATCGACACGCAAATTAAACTGGATATCCGTACCAAAACGGTAGATCTGGAACAGCAGGAAACGATTACCAAAGATAGCGTGACCATTAAGGTGAACGCGGTACTTTGGTTTCGCATTACCGACCCGGAAAGAGCCATTATCAAAGTAGCCAATTACAACCAGGCCGTTTACCAGTTTTCGGTTACCGCGTTACGGAACATTATCGGTCAGAATTTACTCGACGAAGTTTTAAGGGAGCGCGAGCAGATTAACAGTACCCTCCAAAAAATTGTGGATAGCGCCACCGAACCCTGGGGCATTAAAATAGAAATGGTTGAAATGAAGGATGTAGAGATACCCGAATCCATGCAGCGGGCCATGGCCCGTGAGGCGGAGGCCATCCGCGAAAAGCGCGCCCGTATCATCAAAGCGGAGGCCGAGCTCGAAGCATCTATTAAACTGACCCAAGGCGCCAAACAAATGGAAGGCAGCCCCATCGCGCTTGAATTAAGGCGCATGCAGATGTTATCAGAGATCGGCATTGATAACAATACCACAACCATTGTTTTGGTACCATCGGACTTTACCAACGCCGCCAAAAGCTTTACCGAAATGGTAAATAGTAAGCCTAAGGATTAAATATCGCCGACTGCGTTAAACGATTTAATTAGCTGACGATACCATAGTATGAAACGCTGTTGCTGCATCATATTGCTTTTATTCTCGTCGACTATGTTATGCGGACAAACACAGCAACGCATATCCGTCCACGATCCTGTGATGATTAAGCAAGATAGCCTGTATTATATTTTCTGTACTGGTAGGGGCGTCAGTGTGTGGTCGTCAACAAACCGGGTAGACTGGAAGCGGGAAAAACCCGTTTTAGCTACGGCCCCGGCATGGACGCTTACAGAAGTTCCCAACACCAAGGCGAATGATATCTGGGCACC
Proteins encoded in this window:
- a CDS encoding slipin family protein, with the protein product MYLLPILGFVVFVLILMGVRIAQEYERGVVFRLGRYHKTKGPGLYLIIPFIDTQIKLDIRTKTVDLEQQETITKDSVTIKVNAVLWFRITDPERAIIKVANYNQAVYQFSVTALRNIIGQNLLDEVLREREQINSTLQKIVDSATEPWGIKIEMVEMKDVEIPESMQRAMAREAEAIREKRARIIKAEAELEASIKLTQGAKQMEGSPIALELRRMQMLSEIGIDNNTTTIVLVPSDFTNAAKSFTEMVNSKPKD